The Deinococcus fonticola genome includes a region encoding these proteins:
- a CDS encoding glutathione-independent formaldehyde dehydrogenase — protein MKAVIYNGPRDIQVVNVPDPQIEQPTDVLVKITSTNICGSDLHMYEGRTDIEKGRVLGHENLGEVVEIGKAVYRIKVGDKVCLPFNIGCGFCRNCEKGLTGACLTMVPGQAGAAYGFADMGPFQGGQAQYLRVPFGDFNCLKLPEDATEKEDDYVMLADIFPTGWHATRLANLMPGESIAIYGAGPVGLMAAYSAMIQGARQVIVVDRHKDRLKLAEQIGAIAVNDAEHDPVEQIMELTNGRGTDKGCECVGWQCHDHGGKEIPNLTMNNLVSTTRATGQIGVVGVFVPQDPKSPDDLMKHGQIAFDIGNFFFKGLRMGSGQANVKAYNRELRDLIHAERAKPSFLVSHRLPLEKAPDAYKNFDERSHGWTKVILKPNE, from the coding sequence ATGAAAGCAGTCATCTACAACGGCCCGCGAGACATTCAGGTGGTCAATGTTCCCGATCCTCAGATCGAGCAGCCCACCGACGTGCTGGTCAAGATCACCAGCACCAACATCTGCGGCTCCGACCTGCACATGTACGAGGGCCGCACCGACATCGAAAAAGGCCGTGTGCTGGGCCACGAGAACCTGGGTGAGGTCGTGGAGATCGGAAAGGCCGTCTACCGCATCAAGGTGGGGGACAAAGTCTGCCTGCCTTTCAACATCGGTTGCGGATTCTGCCGCAACTGCGAGAAGGGCCTGACCGGCGCGTGCCTGACCATGGTGCCTGGCCAGGCCGGTGCGGCTTACGGATTCGCGGACATGGGACCGTTCCAGGGCGGTCAGGCGCAGTATCTGCGCGTGCCGTTCGGCGACTTCAATTGCCTGAAACTTCCCGAGGACGCCACCGAGAAGGAAGACGACTACGTGATGCTGGCCGACATCTTTCCGACCGGGTGGCATGCCACCCGCCTGGCCAACCTGATGCCTGGGGAAAGCATCGCCATCTATGGGGCCGGGCCAGTCGGTCTGATGGCAGCCTACTCCGCCATGATTCAGGGCGCGCGGCAGGTGATCGTCGTCGACCGTCACAAGGATCGACTCAAGCTGGCCGAGCAGATTGGGGCCATCGCCGTGAACGACGCCGAACATGACCCAGTCGAGCAGATCATGGAACTGACGAACGGGCGAGGTACCGATAAGGGCTGCGAGTGTGTCGGCTGGCAATGCCATGACCACGGGGGCAAGGAAATTCCCAACCTGACCATGAACAACCTGGTGAGTACAACCCGCGCCACTGGTCAGATCGGGGTGGTAGGCGTATTCGTACCGCAGGATCCTAAGTCTCCGGACGATCTGATGAAACACGGACAGATCGCGTTCGATATCGGCAATTTCTTCTTCAAAGGACTGCGTATGGGTTCCGGACAGGCCAACGTGAAGGCCTACAACCGCGAACTGCGTGACCTGATTCATGCCGAGCGTGCCAAACCGTCTTTCCTGGTGTCACATCGCCTGCCGCTGGAGAAAGCCCCCGACGCCTACAAGAATTTTGACGAGCGTAGTCACGGCTGGACAAAAGTCATCCTCAAGCCCAACGAATAA